The Cellulophaga lytica DSM 7489 nucleotide sequence ACCAGAAATACCTTCTGCAGAACCATTATGGCGGTAAGCAACAACAGCTTTACCATTAGCAGCTGGTCTCCAAGCTAAAATATAAGCACCTTCTACACCTAAAGCATCATCTAAATTAAAATCATACGAATTATCATATTCATTATCTGCATCAATTTTTAAGATATGAGAACCATTAGGATCACTTTGGTTAGCTTGGTATACGCTACCATTGTATAAAAATGCATTAATACTACGGTAACCGTTTGTATTGCCATTACCGGCAGTAGAAGTAATTACGGTTGGGTTTAATAAAGATGGGTAGTCTAATACAATTGTTTTAGAACCTAAAATTTCATAATCACTGTCAGACTCTGCAGTAGCAGGGTCTACTTTACTTAAACGTGCGCCAATGTATAATTTATCTCCAGCAGCATTTAAAGTAGGCATATCTATTCTAGAAATGTAATAACCTTGCGCTTCTTCTTCTGCAGATAAAGAAATGCTTTGCTCTTCAAAGTTTTTAATAGAAGAGTTTTCTAAATCTAAAGTAACTACACCCATAGTAGCTTCAGTGCGTAAATATGTATCATCTGTAGCATCATCAGGTGTACCATTATCATCAAACTGGTGTTCTGTAGAAACATAAACAGCAGTACCTGTTTGGTCACCATCAAATAATTTTATCCATCTTGGAGCAGTACCAACATAAGGAGCAATACTAACTTCTGTACCTGTTTTGGTAAAATTTTGTCCGCCTTCTACAGTGTATTTTGTATAATTACCACCAGTATCACCAGCATAACTAATATTAAACATTGTACTACCATCTTCAGATGATTGTAACCTTGCAGTTCTGTTAGATGGCACAATAAATCCGTTATCAAAAGGAGCAATAGATACCGTTGGGTCTTTGGCATCTTCACTAGATAAAGAGTAAATTAAAGTACCACCATTACCATCTCCAGGATTGTCTCCCATTTTAGCTGCTGCAACAGTTATCCATCTGCCAGCAATTGGCTCTTCAGTATCTGTTGGTGCATCTCCGCTATCATCACTACTACAAGAAGCCAATAACCCTAATGTAGCAAAGGCTACAGCAAAAGATTTAATATGTATTAAATTACGTTTCATTTTATATAATGTTTAAAAAATTAAAATTTATTTATGGTATAATTAAGTTTAAAGTAAAAGGCTCTACCTGGTTTTTGTACCGATAAGTTGTCGTACACAGGCTCATCAAAAATGTTTTTAATATCAAAACTTGCAATCAGTTTTTTATTAGGAAAAACATAGCTAAGTCCAAAATCTTGTACCAATTGTGTAGGTACTTTAAAAAACTCGTCTCCTACAGTATTTTTACCTTGTGGTGGTAGGTAAGAGAACTCATCTGTAAAGTACATTGTATAAAAAAGGTTTAACCTAGATTTTTGTTGTATTACATTTTTAAAAGCGTAACGCACATTACCATTCATAGTAAAAAACGGAGTGTTAGGTACAGCTATGTCTATACCATTACTTTCTATATTTAGTTTAAACGTAGAGGCATTAAAATTTAGGTTAAAGTTGTTGTTAAACGTATAATTTAATTGTGCGTCTATACCTTTAGATGTTCCGCTTCCTTGGTTTACGTATACAATTAGTTCATCATCAATATTTAAAGATGTTTCTATAGGTAAGCCAATACGGTCTTTTATGTTTCTAGAAAACAAATTGGTAGCTACAGTAAAATTGTGTTTTTTAACCTGAAAAGAACCAAACCTAAACCCTAAATTGTAATTGTTACTTTGCTCTGGATTAATACTTGTGTTAGCAACTACATTGTCTCCATCATCACCAAAAACCTCTGTTTCATTAGGTAATCTTATGGCTTTTTCTGCAGATGCTAATACGGTAATAGTAGGTGTTATGGTGTAAGATGTAGCAAAACCATAACCAGTGTGCTCTACATCACTAACAGTAATTTCATCTACAACAGTAGCATTACCATTACTATCTTCTTGTATCTCTGGATCTATATTTTCTGTTTTTTGCTGATATAGTTTACCAAACACATTTGCTTTTAACTTGTTATTTACGGCAGACAGCTCATAACTTAAAGAGTATATGTTTTTATGTAAATTTCTTGTGCCTTTAAATGTGTTTTCTAAAACAGACCTTAGCTCGTCACTATCTTCTCTATCAATTCCACTATAAATATGATTGGCAACTATTTTGTTATTCTTATTAATAGCGTAAGATATACCTGTTCTAATAGAAGAAACATCTCTTTTAATTTTAGCTAAAGTTGGTCCGCCTTCTTGCTGAGATCTCCAAGTATATTGGTATTCATCTCCTCTAAAATCAATTGCTCTATCTCCGTTCCAACTATAGGCCCAAGAAACAGTGTCATTAACAGTACGGTTTCTTTTACCATAAACACCGTTTATTGTAACATCTAATCCTTTGGTAAAAAGATCATTTTTTTTGTAAATAAAATTAGCCAGTAATGCATTAGACTCTAAAAACCTGTCTTTATATGGCGTAATTGTCATAAAAGCACCATGCTGTACCTCTTTATAATCATCAGATCCGGTAACACCAACCAAAAACTGATCTGCCCATTTTACATTTGTAAATCCAATTTGTGCCATACCACCAGTAGAGCGGTAAGCATCATTAAACCTACGAGCTGTTATAGGGGTTTGTACACCACCTAAACCAGTAACAACTACACTTCTTCCAGATACTTTATAGTCGTTATCTGAGTAATTGTGAAAAAGAGAAGTTTTTACAGTAAAACCACTATTGTTAGACCTGTACAAACCATTAACACTAGCTTGTAAGGTGTTAAAAGACCCGTAAGATACAGATGCATTTAAATTAGTTTTAGCATTATCTTTTAGTACAACATTAATTGCACCACCCAAGGCATCATCTGCCAAATGGCCAGGGACAACACCTTTGTATACTTCTATATTTTTTATCATAGAAGGTGGTATGCTATTTAAGTTAAATGAAGAACCATACATAGAACTAGGAATACCGTCTATAAAAATACGTACAGCACTACCAGATAATCCGTTTAGACTATAGCTAACGTCTGACCCTAAACCACCATTTTGTCTTATTTTTACACCAACAGTAGTGTTAAGTAGCTCATTTGTTTGTATGTTTCTAATACTTGCTTCTTCAGTTTTTACTACGTTTACAGCAAAACCTTGAGTTTCTATTTGGGTTTCTTTTGTTTTACCGTTTAGTAACACCTCATTTAGCTCATTGTCTTCATTATAGCTAAGTGTATGTTTAATTTTTGTGTTTTTTTTAGATACCTTAACCGAAATATATTCAATGTCTTTACCGTAGTATTTTATTGCAATTTTATGAGTTCCGTAACCAAGGTTGTTTAGTGTAAAGCATCCCTTGCTGTTTGTATAAGAGTGCTGAATTGGTTTTTCTGTAAAAACAGATGCTTCTGCAACCGGTATACCATTTTTAAAATAAATAACTCCAGATATAGTACCTGTTTCAATTTCTTCAGATGCTTGTGAAAAAACCGGAAAAGTTAATAACAGGCTTAAAACTGATACTATTTTTAACATAGAATTAAATTATTTTTTATATTTATTAAGACTTAGTCTAAATTAATTTAGATTTGCAAATCTAAGTTTAGGACAACTGAAACAACTAACGTAAAAGGAAGTTTTAACAACGTATTAAGAAATAATGAGTGTAGAGTTAAAAAGCTTTTCTTCTTTTATTAATTTTAATTGTAGCACTGTAATGGCTACCCAAGATAAAATTAGTTTAAAGGGGACCAACATAGTAAGTAATGTACACAACCAAGTAGATGAAGAGGTCTTAGTGTGTAATAGTACTATAGTTGTAGCTAATAAAAACACAGTAACAGAAATAGGGTTTAATGTAGATGTTACTAGTGATGTTAGATTTGTAAAGTTGCATTTTTCATTGCGAGGTAATTATTTACACTCTTGTACCAATACAACCAATTTTAAGGTAAATGTGCCAGAAGGGTGTTGTAATATGTTTTTTGTGCCAGTTTTACCAACAGTAGAAACGTATACAGGTAGGCACCATAAAACTTTAGAGGTATATATTACACCGCAAGAATTGGCAAAAATTGTAGGTGCTGAATTTGGGACAGATTTAAAACAGTTTTTTTCTAAAATTACCGCCCTAGAGCCAGCAGCTTATTATAAAAAAAGTAAACAAATACCTTTAAAATTTAAAAACCAGATTAACGAAATTTTACAGTGTAAATACACTGGTAGTTTAAAAGACAATTATTTAAAAAGCAGGCTTATAGTTTTACTAATAGATTTTTTAATGAAAACAGTAAAACCTGTGGCAGAAGAGGCAATTATAGCTGAGCAAGATTATTTAGCACTGGTAAAAGTAGAGGCGTATTGTAACCAAAACTTAAAGAAAAAACTAACCATTAATCATTTATCGCTTATCGCTGGCTTTAATACAACAAAGTTAAAACGCGACTTTAAAAAGGTATATAAAACCACCATTTTTAAACACATAACCCAACTAAGAATGCAAAAAGCAAAAGAGCTTATACAGGAAAAAGGCTTGTCTATTGCTGAGGTTTCTTATGAAGTTGGCTACTCTAACCCACAGCATTTTACGGCAGCTTTTAAAAAAACAATTGGCTACTTACCAAGTAAACTAATTAAATAACCACTAATTCACCAATTCCTGTTCTTCTTTTAATCTAAAGCAACGTTCTTCTCCTAAGTAATTAGGATCTCCGTGTTTTTCAGACCAAAAGCCGTCTAAAATATCTTTGCTAATACATTTGTATACCACAACACCCTTGTACGTAGCATTATCTTCGCCTTTATAATTAAAATTAATTACTAAAATATTGTCTTTAAAAAAGCCTGTACCTAATTGGTATTGTTCATTACCTATTAACCATTTTGCTTTTATACGCTTATTTGTATCTAAAGCTAAAACTAACGTGCCTTTGTAAGTTGTTTTTTCGGCATTTTGGTTGTTTCCCATAATAGCATAGGTGCCAGGCAAGTCTTCAATGTGCATAGGTATAGTAATTTAATTTTGTAGTAGCTGTTGGTTGCATACAAATGTAAACACTTAAAAGTTATAGTGTACTTAACTGCTGTAATCTTCCTTGTAAAATTGTTAAATAAAAAATCTATTTTTAATCATTCTAAATAAAAATAGTTCTTATATTTGCGCTTTATCAATACTAAGTCTAAATAAACAAATAAGCTTTATTTATTATAAATACACTTTATTATGAAAAAAATAACAACACTTGTTTTACTACTGTTTGTAGGTACTATTGCCGCACAAGACGCAAATGTTTTTTGGTCTCGTGGTTTTTTTAAGCCAAATACTACAGTTAAAGATATACAAGCAAAAGAAGCTGCAGGTAACAGTGCAACGGCATTAAGCTCTAATAATTTTGATGCTACTACAAATGCTATTTTAGCAAATGCATCTACAGAGGTTGTAGACTACTTGTTAAGTTTAAAAGGTAATGATGTAAATAAGGTTACCCATGACGGACGTACTTACCTTTTTTGGGCAGCTATGAAGGGTAATTTACCATTAATGAAAAAGCTAATTAAGCTAGGTGCAAAAACAGATGT carries:
- a CDS encoding TonB-dependent receptor; translation: MLKIVSVLSLLLTFPVFSQASEEIETGTISGVIYFKNGIPVAEASVFTEKPIQHSYTNSKGCFTLNNLGYGTHKIAIKYYGKDIEYISVKVSKKNTKIKHTLSYNEDNELNEVLLNGKTKETQIETQGFAVNVVKTEEASIRNIQTNELLNTTVGVKIRQNGGLGSDVSYSLNGLSGSAVRIFIDGIPSSMYGSSFNLNSIPPSMIKNIEVYKGVVPGHLADDALGGAINVVLKDNAKTNLNASVSYGSFNTLQASVNGLYRSNNSGFTVKTSLFHNYSDNDYKVSGRSVVVTGLGGVQTPITARRFNDAYRSTGGMAQIGFTNVKWADQFLVGVTGSDDYKEVQHGAFMTITPYKDRFLESNALLANFIYKKNDLFTKGLDVTINGVYGKRNRTVNDTVSWAYSWNGDRAIDFRGDEYQYTWRSQQEGGPTLAKIKRDVSSIRTGISYAINKNNKIVANHIYSGIDREDSDELRSVLENTFKGTRNLHKNIYSLSYELSAVNNKLKANVFGKLYQQKTENIDPEIQEDSNGNATVVDEITVSDVEHTGYGFATSYTITPTITVLASAEKAIRLPNETEVFGDDGDNVVANTSINPEQSNNYNLGFRFGSFQVKKHNFTVATNLFSRNIKDRIGLPIETSLNIDDELIVYVNQGSGTSKGIDAQLNYTFNNNFNLNFNASTFKLNIESNGIDIAVPNTPFFTMNGNVRYAFKNVIQQKSRLNLFYTMYFTDEFSYLPPQGKNTVGDEFFKVPTQLVQDFGLSYVFPNKKLIASFDIKNIFDEPVYDNLSVQKPGRAFYFKLNYTINKF
- a CDS encoding helix-turn-helix domain-containing protein, translating into MSVELKSFSSFINFNCSTVMATQDKISLKGTNIVSNVHNQVDEEVLVCNSTIVVANKNTVTEIGFNVDVTSDVRFVKLHFSLRGNYLHSCTNTTNFKVNVPEGCCNMFFVPVLPTVETYTGRHHKTLEVYITPQELAKIVGAEFGTDLKQFFSKITALEPAAYYKKSKQIPLKFKNQINEILQCKYTGSLKDNYLKSRLIVLLIDFLMKTVKPVAEEAIIAEQDYLALVKVEAYCNQNLKKKLTINHLSLIAGFNTTKLKRDFKKVYKTTIFKHITQLRMQKAKELIQEKGLSIAEVSYEVGYSNPQHFTAAFKKTIGYLPSKLIK